In Pyricularia oryzae 70-15 chromosome 2, whole genome shotgun sequence, one genomic interval encodes:
- a CDS encoding AMP-binding enzyme, translated as MAPPKYIDDESFVKWTSEQPPPGAPYALPVPNTQRPNRTPVYRHWKLTDGPLISRFSDKIRTMHEVFEESAKKHANKKFLGWRAWNPEKRAHEPKYTYMTYAEGAERRKNIGAGVVELHKRIGVTADKYGVGLWAPNCPQWQLFDLGCISQSLWSVSLYETLGPETSEYIINHSELVCVASSLPHIPQLIKLAARTPGLKMIISLDPLDNGEPASNTKLALLNQMAADAGIQIFSLEQVEAIGAQSGRPMRPPHEDDIITINYTSGTTGNPKGVVLKHSHGVAAIYAAISMGQFRNGDHHISYLPLAHIYGRMQDQLSFAIGGTTSFFRGDVLGLVEDLKLVRPNYFCSVPRLYNRFAQSIRIATTESQGFKGSMARHIVDAKKASMKLPPGQATNKQWFYDRIWSPKVRQAVGLDRARFMISGSAQLDPDVQEFLRAAFANDFFQGFGMTETYGNGTVQQPGDLTLGILGGPCVAMEYCVESVPDLEYTIDDKQGPRGELLVRGPTVFSEYYKNPEETAKTVEADGWFHTGDIVQVDKLGRIQIIDRKKNVLKLAQGEYISPERLENVYMGSSNLIATAFVHGDGKESTLVAVFGVDPEHFAPFASKIMGKTIAPTDAEGIKQACGDAKVMKQFMKHIDEIGRSHKFNSYEKVKAAHLALDPFSVENGIFTPTLKLKRPQAARAFRSEIDRMYAEINSQPVAKAKL; from the exons CCTCCCGGCGCTCCCTACGCCCTCCCCGTGCCCAACACCCAGCGCCCGAATCGGACTCCAGTGTATCGTCACTGGAAGCTGACCGATGGCCCCCTGATTTCGAGGTTTTCCGACAAGATCCGGACGATGCATGAGGTGTTTGAGGAATCGGCCAAGAAGCACGCGAACAAGAAATTCCTCGgctggcgggcctggaacCCCGAGAAGAGGGCTCACGAGCCCAAGTACACATACATGACCTACGCCGAAGGTGCCGAGCGACGGAAGAACATCGGCGCCGGAGTAGTAGAGCTGCACAAGCGGATTGGCGTCACGGCTGACAAGTATGGTGTTGGACTCTGGGCCCCCAACTGCCCCCAGTGGCAGCTGTTTGACCTTGGCTGTATCTCCCAGTCTCTTTGGTCGGTCTCCTTGTACGAGACTCTGGGACCTGAGACCTCGGAATACATCATCAACCACAGCGAGCTTGTCTGCGTTGCCAGCTCGCTGCCTCACATCCCGCAGTTGATCAAGCTTGCGGCGAGAACCCCAGGCCTCAAGATGATCATCTCTCTGGACCCCCTCGATAATGGTGAGCCTGCCAGCAACACCAAGCTTGCTCTGCTCAACCAAATGGCCGCCGATGCAGGCATCCAAATCTTCTCTCTGGAACAGGTTGAGGCCATTGGTGCGCAGTCCGGGAGGCCTATGCGCCCTCCCCACGAGGACGACATCATCACCATCAACTACACCTCCGGTACCACCGGAAACCCCAAGGGAGTCGTGCTAAAGCACAGCCACGGTGTCGCCGCCATCTATGCTGCTATATCCATGGGTCAGTTCCGAAACGGTGACCACCACATTTCCTACTTGCCTCTGGCCCACATATACGGCCGCATGCAGGACCAGCTTAGTTTCGCCATTGGCGGTACGACAAGCTTCTTCCGTGGCGATGTCCTGGGTCTCGTCGAGGATCTCAAGCTCGTGAGACCCAACTACTTCTGCTCGGTTCCCAGGCTGTACAACCGCTTTGCCCAGTCTATTCGTATTGCCACAACCGAGTCCCAGGGCTTCAAGGGATCCATGGCGCGCCACATTGTTGACGCCAAGAAGGCGAGCATGAAGCTGCCGCcaggccaggcaaccaacaAGCAGTGGTTTTACGACAGGATCTGGTCACCCAAGGTGCGCCAGGCCGTCGGTTTGGACCGCGCGCGCTTCATGATCAGTGGCAGCGCTCAGCTCGACCCGGATGTCCAGGAGTTCCTCCGCGCCGCCTTCGCCAACGACTTCTTCCAGGGCTTTGGCATGACTGAGACCTACGGAAACGGCACTGTCCAGCAGCCTGGTGATCTGACCCTCGGCATACTCGGCGGACCGTGTGTTGCCATGGAGTACTGCGTGGAGTCCGTCCCGGACCTCGAGTACACTATTGACGACAAGCAGGGCCCGCGCGGCGAGCTGTTGGTTCGCGGACCGACCGTCTTTAGCGAGTACTACAAGAACCCCGAGGAGACGGCTAAGACGGTTGAGGCTGATGGCTGGTTCCACACGGGCGACATCGTCCAAGTCGACAAGCTCGGGCGCATCCAGATTATCGACCGCAAGAAGAACGTTCTCAAGCTGGCCCAGGGTGAATATATCTCGCCTGAGCGCCTCGAGAATGTGTACATGGGTAGCTCGAACCTGATTGCGACTGCCTTTGTCCATGGCGATGGTAAGGAGTCGACCCTCGTGGCCGTCTTTGGCGTTGACCCTGAGCACTTTGCTCCGTTCGCGTCCAAGATTATGGGCAAGACCATCGCGCCTACAGACGCGGAGGGCATCAAGCAGGCGTGCGGCGACGCAAAAGTCATGAAGcagtttatgaagcacattGACGAGATTGGGCGGTCCCACAAGTTCAACAGCTACGAGAAGGTCAAGGCTGCTCACCTAGCCCTGGATCCCTTTAGCGTCGAAAACGGCATATTTACACCTAC GCTTAAGCTCAAGCGTCCGCAAGCAGCCCGGGCTTTCAGGAGCGAAATCGATCGCATGTACGCCGAGATCAACTCTCAACCGGtggccaaggccaagctATAG